Proteins from one bacterium genomic window:
- the pheA gene encoding prephenate dehydratase codes for MRVAFQGERGANSEEAVFRVFGEQAEPVPCPDLVQTFDAVVSHRADGAVVPVENSQAGSINETYDLLLGHDLYIVGEYDLRVRHYLMAPPGLALEQITRAYSHPQALAQCDAFLRTHGIEPVVYGDTAGSAKMVAERRPAGAAAIAPRRAADIYRLHVLAEGIETNPNNYTRFLVLDPRPAPRAQRSKTSIVFVVENRPGTLYQAIGAIATRGINVAKIESRPGRQRPWEYVFYLDVDGHVDDDAMRAALADLRRHTSMLRVLGSYPKAEPPAVA; via the coding sequence GTGCGCGTCGCCTTTCAGGGCGAGCGGGGCGCTAACAGCGAAGAGGCCGTCTTCCGGGTTTTCGGCGAGCAGGCCGAGCCCGTGCCGTGTCCCGATCTGGTGCAGACGTTCGACGCGGTCGTGTCGCACCGCGCCGACGGCGCCGTCGTGCCCGTGGAGAATTCGCAGGCCGGCAGCATCAACGAGACCTACGATCTCTTGCTCGGGCACGACCTGTACATCGTCGGCGAGTACGACCTGCGGGTCCGGCATTACCTCATGGCGCCGCCCGGCCTGGCGCTCGAGCAGATCACGCGAGCGTACTCTCATCCGCAGGCGCTCGCGCAGTGCGACGCATTCTTGAGAACGCACGGGATCGAGCCGGTGGTCTACGGCGACACGGCCGGCAGCGCGAAGATGGTGGCGGAGCGGCGGCCCGCCGGGGCGGCGGCGATCGCCCCCCGGCGGGCCGCGGATATCTACCGTCTGCACGTGCTCGCCGAGGGCATCGAGACCAATCCCAACAACTACACCCGCTTTCTCGTGCTGGATCCCCGGCCCGCGCCCCGCGCGCAGCGCAGCAAGACCTCGATCGTGTTCGTCGTCGAGAACAGGCCCGGCACGCTCTACCAGGCGATCGGGGCGATCGCCACCCGCGGCATCAACGTGGCCAAGATCGAATCCCGGCCGGGCCGGCAGCGCCCGTGGGAGTACGTCTTCTACCTCGACGTAGACGGCCACGTCGACGACGACGCAATGCGCGCGGCGCTCGCCGACCTCCGGCGCCATACCTCGATGCTGCGGGTGCTCGGCTCGTATCCGAAGGCGGAACCGCCCGCCGTCGCCTAA
- the pxpB gene encoding 5-oxoprolinase subunit PxpB, whose product MPVTTPRLLPLGDCGVVVEFGGDEISDAANAAVLALRRVVDAEHLPGVVETLPTYRSLLVVFDPLRTTAGAVREALLAAVPRADPSSLPAGRVVELPTAYGGVHGPDLASLAAEVGLTEEAVVAAHTGREYRVYMLGFSPGFPYMGTLPETLRVPRLRSPRTYVPQRTVALAGQQTGVYPVASPGGWRLLGRTPLRIYDPTREPPFLLDAGDRARFVAISAREYDLRAPADESPAPPPVPASPDFVVERGGLWTTVQDFGRPGYRRFGLPQSGAMDPLSLRIANLLLGNSPGAAALECTAPGPRLVAARRTAVAITGADLSPSVNGRPVPGWTAIPLREGDVLEFGAPRAGQWAYVAVPGGIDVPPALGSRATYVRGDLGGYGGRRLADGDLLACERRAPGALLRLPARVRPPVGGACTVRAVLGPQESYFTDAAVGALLEQQFSPGVHADRVGYRLDGPQLGHRSVAELLSDGLMPGAIQVPSGGQAIVIMADGPTAGGYPKIAAIVRADLRLVAQARRGDVVRFRAVRWDEAHLAAREAAAAVASLRLERATD is encoded by the coding sequence GTGCCGGTCACCACGCCGCGCCTCCTGCCGCTCGGGGACTGCGGCGTCGTCGTCGAGTTCGGCGGCGACGAGATCTCCGACGCCGCCAACGCCGCGGTGCTCGCGCTCCGGCGCGTGGTCGACGCCGAGCACCTGCCGGGCGTGGTGGAGACGCTGCCCACGTACCGCTCGCTGCTCGTCGTGTTCGACCCGCTGCGCACGACGGCGGGCGCCGTCCGCGAGGCGCTCCTCGCCGCGGTGCCCCGCGCCGACCCGTCGTCGCTGCCGGCCGGGCGCGTGGTGGAGCTGCCGACGGCCTACGGCGGAGTCCACGGACCGGATCTGGCGTCGCTCGCGGCCGAAGTCGGGCTCACGGAAGAGGCGGTCGTCGCCGCGCACACAGGCCGGGAGTATCGCGTCTACATGCTGGGGTTCAGCCCGGGCTTCCCGTACATGGGCACGCTGCCGGAAACCCTCCGGGTGCCCCGGCTCCGGTCGCCGCGCACCTACGTGCCCCAGCGCACCGTCGCCCTCGCGGGCCAGCAGACCGGCGTCTATCCGGTGGCGAGTCCCGGCGGGTGGCGCCTCCTCGGCCGCACGCCGCTGCGCATCTACGATCCCACGCGCGAGCCGCCGTTTCTGCTCGACGCGGGCGACCGCGCGCGGTTTGTGGCGATCAGCGCGCGCGAGTACGATCTGCGCGCGCCGGCGGACGAGAGCCCGGCCCCTCCACCGGTCCCGGCGTCCCCGGATTTTGTCGTCGAGCGGGGCGGCCTGTGGACGACCGTGCAGGATTTCGGACGACCCGGCTACCGGCGCTTCGGCCTGCCTCAGAGCGGTGCGATGGATCCGCTGTCGCTGCGGATCGCCAACCTGCTGCTCGGGAATTCGCCGGGCGCGGCGGCGCTGGAGTGCACGGCCCCGGGTCCCCGTCTCGTGGCGGCCAGGCGAACCGCCGTCGCAATCACCGGGGCCGATCTCTCGCCCTCCGTGAACGGCCGGCCCGTGCCGGGATGGACCGCGATTCCGCTGCGCGAGGGCGATGTGCTCGAGTTCGGCGCGCCGCGGGCCGGGCAGTGGGCCTACGTCGCCGTCCCGGGCGGCATCGACGTGCCCCCGGCACTCGGCAGCCGCGCGACCTACGTGCGCGGAGACCTCGGCGGATACGGTGGGCGGCGTCTTGCGGACGGCGATCTGCTCGCGTGCGAACGGCGTGCGCCGGGGGCGCTGCTTCGCCTGCCGGCGCGGGTGCGGCCGCCGGTCGGCGGCGCCTGCACGGTGCGCGCCGTCCTCGGTCCGCAAGAATCCTATTTTACGGACGCGGCGGTGGGGGCGCTGCTCGAGCAGCAGTTCTCGCCGGGCGTGCACGCCGATCGGGTCGGCTACCGGCTGGACGGCCCGCAGCTCGGGCACCGGTCGGTCGCGGAACTGCTGTCCGACGGCCTGATGCCGGGCGCGATCCAGGTGCCGTCGGGCGGCCAGGCCATCGTGATCATGGCGGACGGGCCGACCGCCGGAGGCTATCCAAAGATCGCCGCCATCGTGCGGGCGGATCTACGCTTGGTGGCGCAGGCACGGCGTGGGGATGTCGTTCGATTTCGCGCGGTGCGATGGGACGAGGCCCACCTCGCGGCGCGCGAGGCCGCGGCCGCCGTGGCCTCGCTGCGGCTCGAGCGTGCGACAGATTAA
- the alr gene encoding alanine racemase produces the protein MSDKGLRAGWAEIDLDAIQHNVRALRGILVAPARLMVVVKANAYGHGAVEVARTAASAGAWGFGVATVDEGEELRRARLREPVVLLDLTMPEEAVRIVALDLAAGVADLDGARALSRAATSSGRAARVHLKVDTGMGRAGCVPADAPALARAIADLPGVALEGCYTHFPAADDPDLTPTREQAAAFSGVVASLREAGFSGLLCHAANSAGTIALPEAHFDLVRCGIAAYGISPAAHLGARVPLRPAMRLCARVVQVKRVSAGTAVGYGREYRAGRETTIATVPLGYADGYPRLAWRSAAVALAGRRVPIAGRISMDQLTVDAGDLVVRRGDDVELWGPALPVEEVAAAAQTIAWELLVRVASRVPRVYTSGGAVRSVRTLVAAWDEGGAEGGSRRARRLSGRAGR, from the coding sequence ATGTCCGATAAGGGGCTGCGGGCCGGCTGGGCGGAGATCGACCTCGACGCGATCCAGCACAACGTCCGCGCGCTCCGCGGGATTCTCGTCGCCCCGGCGCGTCTCATGGTGGTGGTGAAGGCGAACGCCTACGGGCACGGCGCGGTGGAGGTGGCGCGGACCGCCGCGTCGGCGGGCGCGTGGGGGTTCGGCGTCGCGACGGTGGACGAAGGAGAGGAGCTTCGCCGCGCGCGGCTCCGCGAGCCGGTGGTGCTGCTCGACCTCACGATGCCCGAGGAGGCGGTGCGCATCGTTGCGCTGGACCTCGCGGCGGGCGTTGCGGATCTGGATGGGGCGCGGGCGCTGAGCAGGGCGGCGACGTCGTCGGGCCGCGCGGCGCGCGTGCATCTCAAGGTCGACACGGGGATGGGCCGCGCCGGGTGTGTGCCGGCGGACGCGCCGGCGCTGGCCCGCGCGATCGCGGATCTTCCGGGGGTCGCGCTCGAGGGATGCTACACCCACTTCCCCGCCGCCGACGACCCCGACCTGACGCCGACCCGGGAACAGGCGGCGGCGTTTTCGGGCGTCGTGGCGTCGCTGCGCGAGGCCGGGTTCAGCGGGCTCCTCTGTCACGCGGCCAACAGCGCCGGGACGATCGCGCTGCCGGAGGCGCATTTCGATCTCGTGCGCTGCGGCATCGCCGCGTACGGCATCTCGCCCGCCGCGCATCTCGGCGCGCGCGTGCCGCTACGGCCGGCGATGCGCCTCTGCGCGCGGGTCGTCCAGGTGAAGCGCGTCTCGGCCGGGACGGCGGTAGGCTACGGCCGCGAATACCGGGCCGGCCGGGAGACGACGATCGCGACCGTGCCGCTCGGCTACGCGGACGGGTACCCCCGGCTGGCCTGGCGGTCGGCCGCGGTGGCGCTGGCCGGGCGCCGCGTTCCGATCGCGGGGCGGATCAGCATGGATCAGCTCACCGTCGACGCCGGCGATCTCGTCGTGCGGCGGGGGGACGACGTCGAGCTGTGGGGACCGGCGCTTCCGGTGGAAGAGGTCGCCGCGGCCGCGCAGACCATCGCGTGGGAGCTCTTGGTGCGCGTCGCCTCCCGCGTCCCGCGCGTGTACACGAGCGGCGGCGCGGTGCGCTCGGTCCGGACGCTCGTCGCCGCCTGGGACGAAGGCGGGGCGGAAGGGGGGAGTCGTCGTGCGCGTCGCCTTTCAGGGCGAGCGGGGCGCTAA